AGCAATGGCCGTCGAGCGTGGTGCTGTAGGGTTTCTTGCCCTGCATTTGCACGTAATAGCCCCAGGCGGAACCGTCCGGAGATTGGGCGCCGAACAACTGGTTGAGCACCACCTTTTCGAGTTGCTCGGCAAAGCGGGCTTCACCGGTCAGCCTTAGCAACTGCGCGTTAAACTGCGACCAGGTGACCGTGACGCAGGTCTCGCCGACATTGTTGACATTGGGAAGGTCGAAGTCGTCGTGGAAGAACTCACGGTAGCTGGCCGCGCCGGTCAGGTAGAGGCGATGGTCTACGATGTCTTGCCAGGCGTTGAGGCAGGCCTCGAGGCATTGGGGGTCCCCGGTGGTCCGGTAATATTCCAGCGCGCCGTTCAGGCAGGAGAGCATTTCGTAGGCTTTGCCGTTGCCCACCTTGTCCACCCTTTTCGCGGACAGGAGCGTGGAGATGATCCTGGGTCCGTTGGGCTGTTCCCAGGCGCGGAGGATGTATTTGCAGAAGTCGAGATAGCGCGGTTCGCCGGTGAGCCGGTAGAGCAGAACCATCGGTTCGAGCACGCTGGTCGGGGCCATCCCCATATGCTGGCCCGCCGGGATGAGGTCGCGTTTGCCCGGCTGATCGCCAAAGGTGCGGCAAAGCAAGTCGGCCATGCGGCGGCAGGCGGGCAGCGGTTCCAGGTTGCCCGTGTAGCGCAGGTAGGTGATCAGGCCAATGAGATTGTATTTGTGCGCCCAAACGTCCCACTGCGTCCAGCGGTCGCTCTCCACGTAGGTCCCCAGGTAACCGTCCGGGAGCTGGCACTTGATCAGCTCGGCGGCGGTGTAGTCGAGCTTCTCGCGCAGGGCCGCGTCGCCGGTGTTGGCCCAGGCCAGCGTGGCGGCGTGCAACCACTTGCCGACGTGCTCGCCATCCCAAATCTGGCGGCCGGGCCGGTGCCGGTAGCCTTCCAGCAGACGCGCCGGGTCCAGCTTCACCAGGCGGTTGGCTTCGTTGGCGGCAATGCGCGTGCCGATCCATCCGCGCAACCGCACACGATCCGGCACCTGGAGGTCCTGCCGGTCCGGGATGACTGGCACGACCTTCTCCGGCACGAGTAGAACCGGGTCAAGCCGCGCCGCTTTATTCTTCTGGGTCCTGGGGGGCGCTTCCGGCAGGGTGGGGTCGTAATGCGGGTTACGCGCCGGCATTTGCGCGCCGACCTCCTTGCGCCAGTCGTGCAGGCGGGAACGCAGTTCCCGGGCTTTGTCGGGCAGCCTCGCGGCGAGGTTGGTCTGTTCCCCGATATCGTCTCGCAAGTTGTAAAGTTCGACGCGCATGTCGTCGAAGAACTCGATCAGCTTGAAGTCGCCCTTGCGAATGGCGCCGTAGGGGGTCGTGCCGCCGAGCTGGTAATGCTGGTAGTGGGGATAATGCCAGAACAGCTCGTCCCGTGTAAGCCCGCCGGTTTGGCGCAGGAGCGGAACCAGGCTCACACTGTCCACAGCCTTGCCAGCCCCCTCCTTGACTTGCGCGACTTCCAGGATGGTGCGGAACAAATCCATGCCGATGACGGGGGTGTCGCACACGCTGCCCGCCCGGGTCACTCCGGGCCAATAGACAATCAGCGGTGTGCGCGTGCCGCCTTCGTAGCAGGAGCCCTTGCCCACGCGCAGCGGCAGGTTCGAAGTTGTCGGCACCCGGCCGCCGTTGTCCGAGACGAAGATGACCAGCGTGTGGTCGGCCAGCTTCAGGTCCTCCAGCTTCCGGCGAATGCTGCCCACGGTGTCGTCCAAGCTCTCGATCATGCCCGCGTAGCCGGCGTTGTTTTGCTTTTGGCCGGATTGCCGCCGGGCGCGGTATTTTTCCAGCAGCGTCGGCCTGGCCTGCACCGGCAGGTGCACGGCGAAATGGGGCAGGTAGAGGAAGAAGGGCTGGTCTTTGTGCGCTTCGATGAAACGGCTGGCCTCGACTCCTAACCGGTCGGTGAGATACTCCCCGTCGGGGCCCTCGGGCAAAGTCGCAATCTTATACGGCGCGAAGTAAGTCTTCGGGTTTGGCGCGTCGGTGCCGGCGAGATTGATGTCGAAGCCGTGCTTTTCCGGATAGTATGGTTCACCGCCCAAATGCCACTTGCCGATGCTGGCGGTGGCGTAGCCGGCTGCATGCAGCGCGTTGGCCAGGGTGAACTCTTCCAGCGGCAAATACTTAGTCCAATCCGGCACGAGCAGTTTCGGGTTCTCCGGCGGCAGGCCGGGGATCCAATCGGTGATGTGGAGCCGGCCCGGGTACTTGCCGGTCAGGATCGCGGCGCGGGAGGGCGAGCAGACCGTGCAGGCGGAGTAGGCCTGGGTGAACCGCACGCCGTCGCGCGCCAGCCGGTCAATGTGCGGCGTCTCGTAATACTCGCTGCCGTAGCAGCCCAGGTCGGTCCAGCCCAGGTCGTCCGCGAGGATAAGCACCACATTCATGCGCGGGGTCGTTGCGGCACGGTCGGCGGGGGCGCCGAGGGGGGCAACCAAAGACGCGGCGAGGACGAGGAGCAGGAGGAAACGGATGTGGATTGTCATTGGCAAGTTGCCGGGAGCGGAGCTGTGTCTGATGCTTTGGAGCTTGACGCGCGCGTTACTTTGGGGGCGATACGAACCGGAGTGACAGCACCGGTTTGCCTCCGGCGCTCGCCCGGCCCAGTTCCCAACGCAGCCAGGATTCCTGCCATCAGCCAAATTCTGTTCATCACGCCATTCATGCCAGCACCACGGAGAGGGATCAATCGCCATTCTTGCCGCGCCTGAGAGGCTTGCTTTTCCAGGGTTGCCAAGGCGGGTGGGGAACCGTTAATAGATGGGCATGCCCACTGTCGCCGAACAACTCCGCCAAGCCCGCGAGGCCAGGAGCCTCACGGTGCAGCAGGTGGCGGAGATCACGAAGATTCGAGCCGACCATGTCCGCGCGGTGGAAGAAGGCAACTACGATGTGTTTTCCGCGCCGGTCTATATCCGCGGCTTTGTGCGCACTTATTCGACCCTGTTGAAGCTGGACGTGCCGCAAGTGATGTCCGCGCTGGACGAGGAGCTGGGACGCACGGACAAGTTCGCCGAGCCGCCGCCGCTGGCGAAGCATCCGCACAGCGCGCTGGATTACGTGATGCTCCTGCTCTCCCAGGTGGATTGGCGAAAGTGGGCCATTGCGTTGGGAGCCGTTGCCATTGTGATCGGCGCCGCCTGGGCCTGGGTTGCCTGGCGGCAACACAATCCGCTAAAGGGCGTGAAGCCCGGGATGTATCAACTCACCAACGGCACGGCGGGCGACACGCTGCCGCTGCCGACGCAAGCTCCCGCGCCGCGACGTTGACCTGGACCGGTTGGGGCGCCTGCGCTACGACAGCAGCCTCCTGGCTGTGTGAAACAGCAGCACGGCCACGTTGACGTAACCCGCCGCCAGCACGTCATCCATTGTTATCCCCCAGCCGCCGGGCAAGGCCTGGCTTTGGTGCACGGGCCAGGGCTTGGCGACATCAAACACGCGGAAAGCGACAAAGACGCCCAGTGTCAGCGGCCAGGTGGTCGCCGAGAAGAACGCCTCCAACCCGGGCAGCGCGCCGGTCTTCCAGGCCTGCGCCGCCACCCAGCCCAGGAAGCAAACCGGCAGCGCGGCAATTTCGTCGAGCACAACCGAGCCGGGATCCTTTTGCCCGAGGACCTTTTCGGCGAAGCCACAGAGCCAGACGGAAAGGGCAACGGTGGCGAGAGTGCCGGCGGCGTAAAGCCAGAAGCTCCCCGTCTGGAGAAGCAGGGCGAACCAGAGCACGCCCACGAGCGAGCCAAAGGTGCCCGGCGCCAGCGGGATGCGGCCGATGCCGAGGCCTTGCGCGATCCAGAGTTTCACAGGTCCTGGAGGTAAAGGGCGCGGTTGTGCCAGAGGTAGAGCCAGCCGGAGATGAAGGTGAGGGCGACGGCGACCCATTTGGCCAGCTCGGCCAGCCATTCGACCCAGGCGGTCTGGCCGGGCCACTGGAATCCAAAAACCGCGCGGCCCACGGGGCCCCACTCGGCGTAACTTGCCCAGACCAGGATGGTGATGATGGCAACAATCTGAGAGATGGTCTTGTGCTTGCCGTAGCCCTCCGCCGCCAGCACGACATTCTTGGCGGCGGCCAGCAGGCGCAAACCCGTGATGGCCAGCTCGCGGGCGACCACGATCACGACCATCCACGCGGGCATCCAGCCCAGCCCGACGAAGGCGATGAAAGCGGAGCAAACCATGATCTTGTCCGCGAGCGGGTCCATCAGGATGCCGAAGTTCGTAATGAGATTGCGGCGCCGGGCAACCTGCCCGTCGAGGAAGTCGGTCAGGCCGGCGGCAATGAAGAGCACCAGGGCGATGGTCCGGTGAAAGGGCACGTGGGAGTACATCACGGCCAGGAAGGCGATCGTGAGGACAAAGCGGGAAATGGTCAGCTTATTGGGCAAATTCATGCCAGTCGCGCGGTCTTTGTAGTCGCTCCCTCGCCGCTTGCCAATCCGCAAATGACGGCGCCGGCGAACTTCTTTTGCCGTTTTGCGGTTGCGGTTTGAATCCTTTGGCGCATAGTGTGGGAGTGACGGAGCGCATCAAAGGAAAGGACACAAATGACGACCGATCAAGCTAACGCGAGACTGAAAGCGGACCTCAAAGCGGTGGTGCACGATGCCGAGGAGCTGATGAAAGCCACGGCCAATCAGGCCGGGGAGAAGCTTGGCGAAGTGCGGAGCCGCCTGGCGGCGGCGCTGGAGTCCGCCAAGGCCAGCTGCGAGCGGATGGAGGACAAGACCATCGCGGCGGCCAAAGTCACCGACCGCACGATTCGCGAGCATCCCTACGAATCCGTCGGTATTGCCTTTGGCGTGGGACTTCTGTTGGGGGTATTGGTCGCGCGCAGATAAGGGCGCATGGCCGACCCGGGAGAGTCCCAAGTGGGCGTCTTCGCGTCGCTGACGCGGCTGCTGAAGACGAGTTTTGCCATCGCGCACAACCGGCTGGAGCTGGCGCTGGTCGAGTTGCGCGAGGAACGCTGGCGGTTCTTCGACACCTTGCTGCTGGGCGGCCTGGTGCTGATTCTGGTGGCGATGACCCTGCTGGTGGCTTCGGTGGCGATCGTGGTGGTGTGCGTAAAGGCGGGACGGCTCGATCTGGTTGTATTGCTGACGGCGCTCTACCTGTTGGGGGCCATCATTAGCTTCTGGCGTTTGCGTCAGCGGTTGAAGAACTGGGAGCCTTTCTCGGCGACGGTGGCCGAGCTCAAGAAGGACAAAGTGTGCTGGGACGAGAAGAGCTAGATAAACTGGCGGCACAAAAGCAGGCCCTGCTGGTGGAGAGCAGCCTGAATCGTCTCGCCTGGCAGGCGGATTTCCAGCACCTGCGTTCCGCCACTGTCTGGATGAAGGCGGCGTCCGGCGGCGTCGGCAAGGCTTCCCCGCTGTTGCTGCTGCTAGCCCCGCTCGCTGGGTTCCTGCTGGCGCGACGCTCCCGTCCATCGGGTTCGTGGCTGAGCCGCGCGTTGGCCACCCTTCGCTGGATTGCTCCCCTTTACGGCGTGTGGAAGCGGTACTCCGCCGCCAGCCGCAAGGCCGAAAGTTAGCCTGCGGTCTGAGAAAAGTGCCGCCCCCAGGGAGTTGCAGGGGCGCGCTTCGGTTCTCTGCGAAGGACCGCCAACAATTCTAACTTCTCAACCTTCGATAGCAGCAGGCCGCCCCGATCCAGGTGCGCTAATCCTTGGCTGCCACCCTTCCGCCGACTGTCTCAAAAATGGACAGTGCGGCGCGTTTTCACCGGGTTGACCCGGCCAGACCACGACGCGGCCCCGGTGTGTATCCCATGGGGAGCGCTCCCCATGGGATACACACCGGGGTATCGCCGGGTTCGAACCGGATTCCGACCGGTGTTCCAGGGGCAATCCAGCCGATAGCGCTCAAACCGGAGGGGAGCCCGGATTGGCCACGGAAGCGAAGCAGCGGCGGTGGTCTTGCCGGCTCGGGGACGGCATAACTGGCGGAGCCGAAGGCGGGCATGTTAACGCCTCCGCAAGAAGATGAGAGACGGTGCGCAATTTCGACCTGGAGCAAGCTCTTCCTGGCGGCTTGATGTAGCCGCCCTTTGACGACATACTCCCGCCAATGTTCCGGTACCCGGCCGTCTGTGGCGCACATGGCGGGCCGCTTAGGCGGCTGGCTTGGGGGGAGTTGCGGATCGGGTTGCGTCAGATCCGAAAGACCTGGACGTGCATGCTGGCGGCCGCAGCCGTTTTGGGTGGAGCGGCCAGGGCAAGCGCCGTGGTTCTCTGGAGTGACCTAGGGGCGACGCTGGCGCACGAAACGGGCAATGGCACGGACATTCTGGGCGGGGCGCTCAAACGGGATAACTCCTCCCACGACACGCTCTTTTTCAAGTTTCACGTGGAGCCGTTGTCGGACGCGGGCACCGAGGAGTACTTCGCCGCGTTCCAGCTCTTTGAAGGGGAAGCCGAACGCCTGGGGGTGGGCAATTCACTAAAGGCCTGGGCTTACAGCGCATTCAATACGACCACCAACGGCGAGTTCAACAAAGTTTTCGGCGACATGGACTTGCGGTCCGCGCAGCCGGAATCCTCCAGCCCCGGCGTTTTCCTGCCCTACGAGCTGCCCCGCCGCGGCGCGGAACGAACCATTGTGTTGAAGGTGAACTACGTGTCCGGCGGGGAAGACCTCATCACGGTCTGGCTGAATCCGGATTTGTCACCCGGCGCAACCGAATCCAGCCAGCCGGAGCGCCTGACAACGACCTTCAGCGCCAACGCTTCCTTTGACGAAATCCGTCTGCGCCACGGCGGCGGCGGGGGCGGCTGGACCTTCAGCGACATGCAGATTGCCACGGCCTTTGGCGATTTCGTTTTCTCCGGCGGACCAGGCGAAGGAGGCGGTGACCGCGCGGGGGGCGGTCTGGCTTTGACGTTCCGTGCCTGGGGGCGGGAGCAGGGGCTGCCGCAGAACGTGGTGCACGCGCTGGCACAAACCCGCGACGGCTACCTCTGGCTCGGGAGCGATGACGGTCTGGCACGGTTTGATGGCGTGCGCTTTGTATCCTTTGGCCTGCGGGAAGGCTTGCGCAGCGGCCCGGTGCGCGTGCTGTTTGAAGACAGTCAAGGCGCGTTGTGGATCGGGACGGCCGGCGGCGGCTTGACGCGCTGGCAGGATGGCCAGTTCACTTCTTTCTCGATGCGGGACGGGCTGCCGTCCGATTCGATCACCGCGCTGGGGGAGGATAACGAAGGACAACTTTGGGTGGGCACGGAAGCAGGCCTGGCGCTGTGGCAAAACGGGCGGCTCGCGACACCGGGTGCTGCGGCGGCATTCAAAGGCAAAGCCATCACTGCGCTCCACCGGAACCGGCGGGGGCTGATGTGGCTGGGCGCGACCGGCCTGGGCATCTTCTGCTGGCAGGAGGGCAGGTTTGTTTCACTGTCGGATGCTTCGGTGGAGGGGTTGCTGCAAAACCCACACTGTTTGTTGGAGGACAATGCCGGCCGCATTTGGGTTGGCGCGGGCGATGACTTCGTCCTGTGCCTGGACGGTGGGCAATGGCGGCGTTACCGGATTCCGCGGCACCTGGCCCGGCCATATGTGAGCGCGCTGGCCGAGGAGGCGGACGGAACCGTGTGGGCCGGATCGGTGAGCGAAGGCCTGTTTCGCTTCAGGGAGGGCAAGCTCGCCGCCATCAATGCCAGCATCGGTCTTCTGGACAACTCGGTTGAGGCGCTGCTGGTTGATCGGGAGGGAAACCTGTGGGTGGGCACTGCCGCCGGGTTGAATCGCCTGCGGCGCAGCAACTTGCTGGTGCTCGGCCAGAATGAAGGGCTGGGTTATGGCCCGGTGCAAGGGTTGGCCGAAGTGGCGCCCGGGGTGATTTGGGCGGCCAAGCCCAACGATGGCTTGTATCAATGGGGAGGCAGGGGTTTCACCCGCCTGAACGTGGCGGGATTGCCGAGGCGCTATTCGGACACGATGGCTTTGCTCAGGACGCGCGACGGCAACTGTTGGATGAGCGCGGAGGGCGGGTTGTGGTGCTTCAAGGATCCGCAGCATGCACCTGGGGATGCGAAGCTGGTGGCGCAGCCGGGATTCGACGTGATCGCCCTGGCCGAGGAACGGGATGGCGGCGTATGGGCCGGCACGAGGGAGGGCCAGGTGTGGCGGCTGCGGCGGGGCGAGTGGGCAGCCTGGACCAACTACTGGCAGTCCCACCCGGTCACGGCCATCCTGGAGGATCCCGAGGGAACCATGTGGATTGGCACCGGCGGAGATGGGCTGCATTGTTACAAAGGCCAATCGAACACCCATCTCCGGAAGGGGGACAAACTGTTGAGCGACTGGATTCGCGCGCTGTATTTGGACCCCGCTGGGACGCTGTGGATTGGCAGTTTGGGGGGCGGCTTGAGCCGGTGGCGCAATGGCCAACTCGCGACCTTTACCGCCAGCGACGGACTTCCCGACAATACGATCTCCCAAATCCTGGAAGACGATAAAGGGCGGCTATGGCTGGGGAGCAACCGCGGCATTGCCTGTGTGAGCAAGCAGGAGTTGGGCGAATGGGAGGCGGGCCGGGTTCCCTCGCTGTATCCGCAAGTCTTTGGCCGCGTGGAGGGCATGCCGTCGGAGGAATGCACGGGTGGCTTTTGTCCGGCGGGCCTGAAGATGGAGTCCGGCTGGCTCTGCTTCGCAACCCTCAAGGGGATTGTCGCGGCCGTGCCGGGCGCGCAGAACACGGAAGCATCCGCCCCGTCCGTGGTGTTGGAGGAGGCCATGATTGACGGGGTGGTGGCGACTCCCCGGCGGTCCCGGGTGGCGGGGGAAAAGGGAAAGCCGAGCCGAGCGGCCTCTGTAGCGGAGACTGAGATACGTGTCAGGCCCGGCAAACACCGACTGGAGTTTCGCTACACCGGCATGAATTTCAGCTCGCCGGAACAGGTGCGTTTTCGCTACCGGCTCGAACCCCTGGAACGGGACTGGGTGGAGGCCGGGGCAATGCGCACGGCCTTCTACAGTTACGTGCCGCCGGGCAATTACCACTTCCGGGTTACCGCCTGCAATAGTGGCGGGACGTGGAACGAGGCCGGGGCGGGCCTGGCCCTGGTCGTAATGCCGCATTTCTGGCAGGCCTGGTGGTTTCTCGGGTTGGTGTCGCTGGTGCTGCTGGCATCCGGCGCCGGCGCCGTTCGGCTGGTGGAAAAGCGAAAGCACCAGCGCCGGATGAAGTTGCTGGAGCAGGAACGCGCCCTCGAACGCGAACGCGCGCGCATCGCGCAGGACCTGCACGATGATTTGGGTTCTTCGCTCACCCGCATTTCGCTGTTGAGCGATCTGGCCCGGACGGACAAGGACAACCCCAGCCAGGTCGAAACCCACGCGCAGAAGATCTCCCAATCCGCCGGCCAGACGGTGCGGGCGCTGGAGGAGATTGTCTGGGCGCTGCGGCCGGGCAGCGATTCGCTGCAAAGCCTGGTGGAATATATCGCCCACTTCGCCAACGAGCTGTTTGAGGGGGACACCGCGCGCTGCCGCCTGGACCTGCCCCACGATCTGCCCGCGCGGTCGCTGCCCCCGGAAATGCGGCATAGTATCTTCCTGGTGGTCAAGGAGGCGCTGACCAACGCGCTGAAGCACAGCCATGCCCGGGAAGTCCAGGTGCAGGCCAAAGCCTCACCCCAGGCGCTTGAGATTGTGATTCGGGACGACGGACAAGGCTTCGTGGAGGGCGCGCTGCCGGCAACGCCGGGCAAGCGGCACGGGCTCGGCAACATGCGCCAGCGTGCCGAGAGTATGGGGGGGGCGCTGGCGGTCGAGAGCGTTCCGGGCAAGGGGACCACCGTCCGCTTAAGCCTGAGGTTTCCCGCTTGAGGAGCGCCCGGTTTGGCCGCACATTCATGCGGTTGTGAAGCCGGAGCACGCCGTGCCAAAGTAGGCGTGTGAGCGCCAGACTTGCAGATGATATGCCGATCAAAGTTGCGATTGTGGATGACGACGAAGGCATTCGCGCCAGTCTGACGACGTTGATCCGACGCGCGCCCACGCTCCGGTTGGTGGGCGACTACGCCGACGCGGAGGCGGCTTTAAAAGACATCCCCCACCGGACGCCGGACGTGGTTTTAATGGACATCAACCTGCCCGGGATGAACGGGGTGGAATGTGTCCGCCAGCTCAAGGGCAGCCTCCCCGAGGTGCAGTTCCTGATGTTGACCGTGTATGAGGACAGCGATTCGCTGTTCAACTCCCTGAAAGCCGGGGCGAGCGGCTACCTGCTCAAGCGAACCGCCTCCACCCGGCTGCTGGAAGCCATCCGGGACGTGCATGGCGGCGGTTCGCCCGTGACTCCGCAACTAGCCCGGCGGCTGGTCCAGTATTTCTCGCGGCCGGCCGACGGGGATTCCTCCGTCTCGCGGCTGACGCCGGGGGAGAGGGAATTCCTGGATCAGCTCGCAAAGGGCTACGCCTACAAAGAGATTGCCGACCGGATGAGCATCAGCATTGACACCGTGCGCAGCTTCGTGCGGACGGTCTATGAGAAGCTGCACGTCCACTCCCGGACCGAGGCGGTAGTTAAGTATCTGCGGGGCTGACCGCATGACCGCACAAACATGCGGTTGAATACGCCCCCGCCATTGGCGAACCTGTTTAGCACAGAATGACCACAAGTCGAAACAGCCGGACCCTGCGTTGACATGCGCTCTTCCAGAACAGCCTTTACTTTGATCGAGTTGCTGGTGGTGATCGCCATTATCGCCATTCTGGCCGCGCTGTTGCTCCCGGCCCTGGCGCGGGCCAAGTCGAAGGCGCAGGCCATCCAGTGCATGAATAACAACAAGCAGTTGGGCCTGGCCTGGATGATGTACGCGGGCGACAACAACGATAATTTTGCCATTAACAGCGACAAATCGGCCGATTGGAATGGCACCCACTCTTGGGTTAGCGGCTGGCTGACGTGGGGGCTGGACCGGGACAACACCAACACCCTGCGGCTCACGGACGACAGGTTCTCGGCCATGGGCCCCTACACCGCCCGGGCCGCCAAGATTTACTGGTGCCCAACGGATATTTACCTGCATCCGAACCAGCGGGCCGCGGGCTGGGGCAACCGCGTCCGCAGCGTCGCGATGAATGCCGCCATTGGCGGGGGCAACAAGGCTACGGACTTCCCCTGGCTGACGTTTGTGGCGCATAAATCGAGCCAGTTGACCATTCCCGGGCCCAGTGACAGCTGGCTGTTTACGGACGAGCACCCGGACAGCATTGATGACGCTATCCTTTATTCGAATCCCGGCTCCACCAACGGAATAGGGCAGTTCACCGAATTGCCTTCCAGCGACCACGGTGGCGCCTGCGGCATAGGTTTTGCCGACGGGCATGCGGAAGTGCACAAGTGGAGGGATCCCCGGACCGTCCGGGGCGTCACCTACACTTCGGTGCAACGCGTTTCCATCTCCACCTTCAGCCCGGACCTGGCCTATCTCGCGGCGCGCACACCGCGCGCCCGGTAGAATTTGAAGCATGTCCCTAAGCCTTCTACAAAGAGATTGCGGCGCGTGTGGTTGCCCATTCGCGCACCCGTAAGCGCCGGATTTCACCAAACAACCCAAACACCAATAGATAGACTAGACCAGAGTAGTACAATGAAAACGAACACCAGACATCATGCAATGTGGGCAGCGCTCCTGCTCTGCACCGCCGTCGGGGCTTAT
The window above is part of the Candidatus Paceibacterota bacterium genome. Proteins encoded here:
- a CDS encoding glycoside hydrolase family 127 protein, with protein sequence MTIHIRFLLLLVLAASLVAPLGAPADRAATTPRMNVVLILADDLGWTDLGCYGSEYYETPHIDRLARDGVRFTQAYSACTVCSPSRAAILTGKYPGRLHITDWIPGLPPENPKLLVPDWTKYLPLEEFTLANALHAAGYATASIGKWHLGGEPYYPEKHGFDINLAGTDAPNPKTYFAPYKIATLPEGPDGEYLTDRLGVEASRFIEAHKDQPFFLYLPHFAVHLPVQARPTLLEKYRARRQSGQKQNNAGYAGMIESLDDTVGSIRRKLEDLKLADHTLVIFVSDNGGRVPTTSNLPLRVGKGSCYEGGTRTPLIVYWPGVTRAGSVCDTPVIGMDLFRTILEVAQVKEGAGKAVDSVSLVPLLRQTGGLTRDELFWHYPHYQHYQLGGTTPYGAIRKGDFKLIEFFDDMRVELYNLRDDIGEQTNLAARLPDKARELRSRLHDWRKEVGAQMPARNPHYDPTLPEAPPRTQKNKAARLDPVLLVPEKVVPVIPDRQDLQVPDRVRLRGWIGTRIAANEANRLVKLDPARLLEGYRHRPGRQIWDGEHVGKWLHAATLAWANTGDAALREKLDYTAAELIKCQLPDGYLGTYVESDRWTQWDVWAHKYNLIGLITYLRYTGNLEPLPACRRMADLLCRTFGDQPGKRDLIPAGQHMGMAPTSVLEPMVLLYRLTGEPRYLDFCKYILRAWEQPNGPRIISTLLSAKRVDKVGNGKAYEMLSCLNGALEYYRTTGDPQCLEACLNAWQDIVDHRLYLTGAASYREFFHDDFDLPNVNNVGETCVTVTWSQFNAQLLRLTGEARFAEQLEKVVLNQLFGAQSPDGSAWGYYVQMQGKKPYSTTLDGHCCLSSGPRGISLVPTFSLSTDADGVVVNLYDEGVAQLQLRDGTPVMVTTETKYPSNGQITINLAPESNKSFALKLRIPAWCPNPALRVNGQKVNAEVAADGYVTLRREWTKGDRVQLALKLEPRVVLGDHKNEGRLAVLYGPLVLATDLALLETNDYPLGAIGVATPKLAALNFTVTPAAGQLKSWSGAEVFRMKGLAWKSAGSLKAGAPLNLGLVPFAEAGATGTSYKIWLPYELPRPGRNLLIDGIEIRSRKPNAGSIIDDNLQTIASTFNARRAPQDWFGVELDEPVTVGRVVFAHGKSFHDGGWFDASAGKPRLEIKSSPKSPWAPLCELADYPATTGMDSASLKDGERFTCPLSKPVEIFGLRVVGKPSGGDNARQAFSTCAELQAFAPTH
- a CDS encoding helix-turn-helix domain-containing protein; amino-acid sequence: MPTVAEQLRQAREARSLTVQQVAEITKIRADHVRAVEEGNYDVFSAPVYIRGFVRTYSTLLKLDVPQVMSALDEELGRTDKFAEPPPLAKHPHSALDYVMLLLSQVDWRKWAIALGAVAIVIGAAWAWVAWRQHNPLKGVKPGMYQLTNGTAGDTLPLPTQAPAPRR
- a CDS encoding phosphatidylglycerophosphatase A — encoded protein: MKLWIAQGLGIGRIPLAPGTFGSLVGVLWFALLLQTGSFWLYAAGTLATVALSVWLCGFAEKVLGQKDPGSVVLDEIAALPVCFLGWVAAQAWKTGALPGLEAFFSATTWPLTLGVFVAFRVFDVAKPWPVHQSQALPGGWGITMDDVLAAGYVNVAVLLFHTARRLLS
- the pgsA gene encoding CDP-diacylglycerol--glycerol-3-phosphate 3-phosphatidyltransferase — protein: MNLPNKLTISRFVLTIAFLAVMYSHVPFHRTIALVLFIAAGLTDFLDGQVARRRNLITNFGILMDPLADKIMVCSAFIAFVGLGWMPAWMVVIVVARELAITGLRLLAAAKNVVLAAEGYGKHKTISQIVAIITILVWASYAEWGPVGRAVFGFQWPGQTAWVEWLAELAKWVAVALTFISGWLYLWHNRALYLQDL
- a CDS encoding DUF883 family protein — translated: MTTDQANARLKADLKAVVHDAEELMKATANQAGEKLGEVRSRLAAALESAKASCERMEDKTIAAAKVTDRTIREHPYESVGIAFGVGLLLGVLVARR
- a CDS encoding phage holin family protein, whose amino-acid sequence is MADPGESQVGVFASLTRLLKTSFAIAHNRLELALVELREERWRFFDTLLLGGLVLILVAMTLLVASVAIVVVCVKAGRLDLVVLLTALYLLGAIISFWRLRQRLKNWEPFSATVAELKKDKVCWDEKS
- a CDS encoding two-component regulator propeller domain-containing protein, translating into MLAAAAVLGGAARASAVVLWSDLGATLAHETGNGTDILGGALKRDNSSHDTLFFKFHVEPLSDAGTEEYFAAFQLFEGEAERLGVGNSLKAWAYSAFNTTTNGEFNKVFGDMDLRSAQPESSSPGVFLPYELPRRGAERTIVLKVNYVSGGEDLITVWLNPDLSPGATESSQPERLTTTFSANASFDEIRLRHGGGGGGWTFSDMQIATAFGDFVFSGGPGEGGGDRAGGGLALTFRAWGREQGLPQNVVHALAQTRDGYLWLGSDDGLARFDGVRFVSFGLREGLRSGPVRVLFEDSQGALWIGTAGGGLTRWQDGQFTSFSMRDGLPSDSITALGEDNEGQLWVGTEAGLALWQNGRLATPGAAAAFKGKAITALHRNRRGLMWLGATGLGIFCWQEGRFVSLSDASVEGLLQNPHCLLEDNAGRIWVGAGDDFVLCLDGGQWRRYRIPRHLARPYVSALAEEADGTVWAGSVSEGLFRFREGKLAAINASIGLLDNSVEALLVDREGNLWVGTAAGLNRLRRSNLLVLGQNEGLGYGPVQGLAEVAPGVIWAAKPNDGLYQWGGRGFTRLNVAGLPRRYSDTMALLRTRDGNCWMSAEGGLWCFKDPQHAPGDAKLVAQPGFDVIALAEERDGGVWAGTREGQVWRLRRGEWAAWTNYWQSHPVTAILEDPEGTMWIGTGGDGLHCYKGQSNTHLRKGDKLLSDWIRALYLDPAGTLWIGSLGGGLSRWRNGQLATFTASDGLPDNTISQILEDDKGRLWLGSNRGIACVSKQELGEWEAGRVPSLYPQVFGRVEGMPSEECTGGFCPAGLKMESGWLCFATLKGIVAAVPGAQNTEASAPSVVLEEAMIDGVVATPRRSRVAGEKGKPSRAASVAETEIRVRPGKHRLEFRYTGMNFSSPEQVRFRYRLEPLERDWVEAGAMRTAFYSYVPPGNYHFRVTACNSGGTWNEAGAGLALVVMPHFWQAWWFLGLVSLVLLASGAGAVRLVEKRKHQRRMKLLEQERALERERARIAQDLHDDLGSSLTRISLLSDLARTDKDNPSQVETHAQKISQSAGQTVRALEEIVWALRPGSDSLQSLVEYIAHFANELFEGDTARCRLDLPHDLPARSLPPEMRHSIFLVVKEALTNALKHSHAREVQVQAKASPQALEIVIRDDGQGFVEGALPATPGKRHGLGNMRQRAESMGGALAVESVPGKGTTVRLSLRFPA
- a CDS encoding response regulator transcription factor, with product MPIKVAIVDDDEGIRASLTTLIRRAPTLRLVGDYADAEAALKDIPHRTPDVVLMDINLPGMNGVECVRQLKGSLPEVQFLMLTVYEDSDSLFNSLKAGASGYLLKRTASTRLLEAIRDVHGGGSPVTPQLARRLVQYFSRPADGDSSVSRLTPGEREFLDQLAKGYAYKEIADRMSISIDTVRSFVRTVYEKLHVHSRTEAVVKYLRG